Genomic DNA from Anguilla anguilla isolate fAngAng1 chromosome 17, fAngAng1.pri, whole genome shotgun sequence:
caatagagaaagagggagagagagagggagagggagaaggtgtTGGGGATTGAATTTCGACCTGACAGCATTCCAGAATATTTCAAGTCAGACAGCTCGAGTCTTaaagagtgagagggaaggagagattgAAGGCATTGACCTACAAACAAGATGAAGCTCACTGATCagctgggaggggtgggggggaggtggggggggggggggaggtggattACCATGACCACGGTATTGACCTCCACCAAAAAGCGCTGGGGGCTCCCCTCCCAAACctgggcggtggggtggggggtgcgtaGAGGGACCCTCAGGCACAGTCAGACCCAGGATCAGTACGGGGGAAGACAGCACAAGGAGccatgaaagagaaagagggtgaCTTCCTCTGTAGCGATTAGTCCTATCAGCAGTGGCTAGctgggagaaagggagaaagagagagagtgagtgataATCCTGTTTTTCTCATTAATATTATGTATACTGACGCCAACAAATGTTCTATTGCTGTTAAAGCCTGGTGATAGCATATTCGTTGCTGTTAGCCTTGCTGTACACATGCTCTGTTCAGTTCAAATGATCATTCATGTGTTATTTGAAGTGAcgtaaacttaaaaaaataaataaataaatcaccacTATCACTGATGCTTtaataatgagaaatatttgACAAGTTTAAGTCATATGTCCTATGAAGATGGCAACAAATAAGTGTGAAATGCGAATGATCTGATAAAATTGTGAATGGCCTCATTAAAAATTTGCAGAGCAAGGGTCCGTGCTCGGAATGCGTGAAGCTCATAATGCTGGAATGCCAGGAAAAGGTCATTTAACCCCATGATTGCTATGGCTGTAGAGCTGAGGTgaactgtgattggtggagattGTGATGGCATATTCAGGGGCAAATACCTGAGGTAAAATGTGTTGGGGagttcacagaagtctgcctcttatTAGaccccccaaaggaaaacagactgtttaccgtgctgacagggagtcagcaagcAACATTACGAGATAGtactcagttgcaaaacatcctactggatcagcattatatGAACCTTAGGTTCTCCAGAATACAGTGGAAGCATGTtctgtattgttggaaagccaatgtcatgggtaacaagttggtgtctttggtggtggggtgctgacaaaagatcttgatacctatgggtcaaatgtgattggtggagaatGCAATGCCATATTCAGGGCCCCATACCTGAGGTAAAATGTGACTGGTGGAAAAAAGATAGCATACTGAGGGCCCCATACCTGAGGGAaaatgtgattggtggagaaaAGATGGCATATTCAGGGTCATATACCTGAGGTAAAATTTGATTGGTGGATGTGATGGCCATGTGAGTGTGATGGAACACTTCTAAAATCACAGCTTTAGTCAAACTGATTTTATATGTGAAattatacacgcacacacacacacacacagactatgTTTTAGCATACAGACTATGGGTCTCATATTGGGTCATACTGGATCATTTTCATCATGATGGCGATGacaacgatgatgatgatgacaccGACATATACATCTGACAAAGTGTACATCCACTGCCATCATTTTTTGTGCAAGTAATGTTAGCGTCCGCTGCGTTGCGTTGCAGAGCGAGGGTCAAGCCATCTCCGTGGctaaacaggaagaggaagtgccGAACAGGAACGGGACGAAAGGACCATAGAGGGGGAGGATGAAGAACCAGGATGACGGAGGCACagaggatggagggatgaaggagaaagaggggacGCCGGAGGGGGTGGCGGGCGAGAACGAAAAGTGGACCAAAGACCGGCGGAACACGGCGGAGCAGGGGGAGCGGGCCGAGGGGAAGCAGGCGGGCCGCCACTCGGGCTCGCTCTCGCGGGCCGGCTGGGTGCTGGGCGAGCGGCTGGCCATCAACGTGTCGGGCATGCGCTACGAGACCCAGCTGCGCACGCTGGCGCAGTTCCCCGACTCGCTGCTGGGCGACCCGCGCCGCCGCCTGCGCTACTTCGACCCGCTGCGCAACGAGCTCTTCCTGGACCGCAACCGCGTCTGCTTCGACGCCATCCTCTACTTCTACCAGTCGGGCGGCCGCCTGCGCCGGCCCGCCAACGTGCCGCTCGACGTCTTCATGGACGAGCTGCGCTTCTACGAGCTGGGCGACGACGTCCTGGCGCGCTTCCGCGACGACGAGGGCTTCCCCAAGGAGGAGCCCCGCCTGCTGCCCGGCAACAAGCTCCAGCGCCGGCTGTGGATGCTGTTCGAGCACCCGGAGTCCTCGTCCGGCGCCCGGATCATCGCCATCGTCAGCGTCATGGTCATCGTGGTCTCCATCCTCATCTTCTGCCTGGAGACCCTGCCCGAGTTCCGGCacgagaaggagagagaggtgagagagagagagagagagagagacggggaggagagaggtgagagagagagagagagaaacggggaggagagaggtgagagagagagagacggggtggggagaggagggggaggaggagagagagggagatataagatgtacttttattgaaccctgttGGGTCATTTGTCCTCtacatttgacccatcctagttacttaggagcagtgggcagccacagtgcagcgcctggggaccaactccagttctgaggccagcaccttggtcaagggcacctgcaggagcgcacctaacatgcatgtctttgagtgtgggaggaaaccggagtacccggagtaaacccacgcgaacacggggagaacaagTAAACTCCAGAGAGGATCTGGTCGGAAGAgacggggaggagagaggaggaggagagagagagagggggagagagatggagaggagagaggaggaggaggaggaggacaactAAGATAAAAGGAGTGAGGTGTCAAGAGAGGAGAGCTGAGGAATGAAGAGAGGATAACTGAGAGAGGAGAAGTGagtggagaaagagggagggctacagaaagaggtagagagaaggaaagagagagatgagatgAAAAGATGTAGATAGAGAGAGGAAAGTGAGTGGGAATGGTTCATGAGGTGTGCCCCCCACTGGTATGGGCACTGGTGCCCTCAGAATAGGGATGGAGCAAAGatccaaaaatgtattaaaaatgggCCACAAAATACGCTGCAAATTCAAGCTAAGCGCTTCCTGTAGATTGCTTTCTGGCCAACAATGCAACTTCCCTTATCAGCGCTCAGGGcaataaatggcagtaaaatgaaaggagcctccccctcccccagtcacTTATTACACACTAACCCACATCGTAAAacttacagaagaaaaaaaaactttctacGGTTACTTGGTCTCGCTTAATTCtgcatgaaagaaaaaacatatacCCTTTTAGCTTTCAGAAAAGCACCTCTGATCACTGATAAATcatccagaaaaaaagttttaaatatccaaatataatgtacttacattgcattcactttcgGTATACTAACGTATACTGTCTATATACTAACGTCTTTATGGCTCTTTTGtgagtgtaaatgtttctgcaATCCAAAATGCCTCTGCTCGTATTCAATCTAAGGCTGTTGGCTAGGTCAGCCGCTATTTTCAACTCAATCCAACATGCACCCATTTAGAACATGGCTGGCATATCTGACCACCCAATGCTCTCTACAGTAGTATTTTATTCAGCAGACGATTGATTATCTGAACAGTGAAAGGTttacttttaaaacattcaagTTACAGAACGAATTAAACAAAAGCATAATCTTTCAAATGAGCCCTCATTCATGTCAATGGGTCCAGCCCCAGCCATTTGCGAGTATTCTGACTGTGTATCTGCTGGCGTTGGAAAGCGTGAGTAATGTAGGTTGTGGTGACAAACAGAGATTGCGTGCACACGGAAGAGAGCTAGTTCTCAAAACTTAGCATTGTGCTATAAAATGTATTCGTAATTATGGTGGACAGGAGAAAAGGGTTTTATTCTGTGACAGAAGCAAGTGTagagcttgaaaaaaaaaaacagatcttaGAGGCTTTATTTTCATGTTCATAATGTGGGAATTTGCTCAAAGAGATGGTGCTAGACAAAGCTGTAGCCCCACTGGTGGGCATGTAAGTTCACTGAAAAAGCAAGTTTAGTGTTCtccttattatttcttatttcacatCAACATTCTCACTGCACTAGTGTACACTATTCCTCCTACAGCTTTACAGCAAGACCTACCAAGTTGGGCTAGTAGCTTCACCTAGTtacttgtgctttttgtgtcaATAGTTTTTTgatatattcataatttcacaTTGGAAAAGTTGCCGTTGATTAACATGTTTGGAATGTGAACAGCACACTTGCAGCTGCAAGCTACGCTATAGGGGTGTAATGTTCGCAGTAACGTTAGCAGCGGCAAAGTGAGTTCACCCCcaactaatattagttttctGTTATAATTCCTGCCAGcctacatacatatttaaacatgttaaaatattgACACTCAAAAACATGTTAGGATTGATTCTCCTCTGttatctgttcaaaatatgCGACCAGAACTTGTTTTGTGGTGTAGATGTGCagtttggagaggttttggggcATCTTGGAGAAACCCTTGCAAGATTTCCCTGCTTTTAGCTGTCTGCACAATATATTTTGGAGAGGTGGGAAACAAGTTGGGGTGAACTGTGATAAATTGTTTTGCTGCTGTGAATATGGTGTGAATATTGTTGTTTGTCATGAACATTATGTGCATaccataaataatattaaaatagtcACATATTTCCTACATTTTGATACATTGTCTTGATGGTACACATGTGCCCTTCAAATAATTCCATAATCTCCCGGCtgtgtgttgccacaaagttgtaagGGTTTATTTAAGCGTCATGCAAAGCAGGTGGAAATAGCCTTTTTAAAGGCTTGGGGTTAAGGGGTTAATGATGAGGATAATAACACGCTAAACGGGACAGGGTTAATACTGGACTCAAATTACAGCGCATGAACACAGGAGGGACGTGAGAGCTAacgcaccccacacacacacagacagcgtGGAAACCGCAGTGCATTAACACTCGGGAGTTACAGACAATAAAGACACATCAGTGAGCATGTGGACTGGCCAACACAGGGTATGAATGACAGTACaagcaaaaacatacaaatgtgtGGATGAGCAGGGTGGACTGTGCctgggagagagacggagatcGACTCATACTTTTGGCTTTTAAAGGTCTCCTTTACTCTTCAGTAACAAGCAGAGACCCATGAAAAGTGTTTTACAGTACagacaagacaaaaacaattaatacatgtatatgtaaatatatgtattgtttgaatatattatgttttgtatgaatatatacatgtatatatacatatgtgtttaatgttttttaaagaaaatggaagctaaagaaaaggaacaggacagagaaagagagggaaagagagagagagagaaggggaggttAATGGCGAGATTATTTTGGTCGTGTCGTTAAATCTGATACACTTAGATTGAGCGGCAGCcagcagagggggaggagagaaggggagacaaaaatacttcagaaaaagaagaagaaaatcaaAGGAGAAGGAGCCATGTGAGGGAGGAATAGGCTGTGTTTTCACTGTccaaccatcacacacacacacgcacacatatacacgcacacatgcgcacacgcacacacacccacacacacacgcatacgcacacacacagacacacacactcgcacactcacacacacacacacacacacacacacacacacatacacacacacatgcacacacacacatgcacacgcacacatacacacacacacacacatacgtgaacacacacacacacacatgcacacgcacatctatatatatacacactaacacacatacacatacatatatattagtTTCTAATCACTGTCCAACTTTATCAGATTGATATTCATTTGTAATCACTGTCCAGCTGTATCAGattgattttaatttgtattcacTTTACAACTGTATCAGATTTATATTTGTTCCTATTCACTTTCCAACCATACAGAATTAATATTAGTTGCTAATCACTGTCCAACTGTATCCGATTTATATTAGTTCTTTATCACTGTCCAGCTGTATCAGATTCATATTCATTCCTAATCACTTTCTAACTGTATCAGATTTATATTAGTTTCTAATCACTCTCCGGCTGTATCAGATTCATATTAGTTTGTAAGCGCTTTCTAACCATATCAGATTTATATTAGTTCCTAATCACTGTCGGCTGTATCggattcatattcatttgtaaGCACTTTCTAACTATATCAGATTTATATTAGGTCCTAATCACTGTCCAGCTGTTTCAGgttcatattcatttgtaaGCACTTTCTAACTATATCAGATTTGTATTAGTTACTAATCACagtcctaaagattttactgtatTGATGTTAAGAAATAAATGGACCAGAATACTTCATagaactgtcaaaaaaaaactcaaactaaGGTAATTTGTTAGAGCAAAAATCAGCACACAGACCAGCCGtacaggaccggagttgtgcacccctgtccAATCCCTGTATCAGATTTAAATTACATATCAGCTCCAGTCTGCTCTTCATAAGTAGAGACCCAAGTTTATCTAGAGCACATGACCCACAAGGATTTCAATTGGTATTACCGTTCAAAATCCTAATGGGGTCCCTGtagccagaggtggaaagttcaggggtcagaaattaaaagtcctgccatgtgatTCTTCCACCCAAAAATTCAGCCagctgattccactaattagtTCTATCTCCAGGCTAAAGTATTGTGTTAATTCGCAAATACAGGCCATTGGAACCAAATGCTGGGGAGTACTTTGACTTTGTGTGTACTTTGTACTTTCTGAACCAAGATTTTCCACCTCAGACCGTAGGCATTAGATTGTCCGAATCACCTGAATAATTATACGATTAGTGATGGGTTGTGACCTCATAAAGCGATTAGTTGACACTGCACTGACACTCCAGGAGCTACCGTTGAAAATAATCATTCCAAATTTTGCTCAGAAAGCAAAACTCTTCTGTTCTAACCAACTCAGCTGATGCTGAAAGTTGCTTCTCTTCCTGTGAACAAGTTGACTCTATGAAAGAACACAGTCAAGACTGTCGAACAACGAACTGTGATAAAGTTCAGTCACAAAGTTTAAATATTGTCTTTATTTGTCATTTCACAAAATCTGTGTTAACCTTTCATTTTAAGTCCACACAACTTCAGTCTATTTCATTGTTGTGATTAGagttattttacctttttttgcaCAGGTCATATAATTGCACTTATACATTGACTAACGTCCCATTGCCTAGAAATATATAATGATACTGCTGAACActataaaatggctgctgcgTGTTTGGGGTTCTATGCACTGAAAGCAGCACAGGACAGTGCGGGAACCAATCATCATTTGtacttaattagtggcaatcgATTACTGGGGAGGAGAAATTTCATAATTGACTGGCAAGAAGGCTCTAGCGACCTCTTGCTGAGGGATGACTGAACTGCGGGTGAGAATACTACCCGGGATAAGGCGGTGTCCCCACTTAAGAGTCATGCCAAGGAACTGCAGTCATTTTGGCAAAGCAAGGAGATTGGacgggagaggtagagagagggagagcgggagtgagtgagtgtgtgtgtgtgtgtgtgtgtgtgtgtgtgtgtgtgtgattggggtgggggctggggggaggggcagggtgcGGGAACTCTCGTATTTCTCCTTGGAGATCTTAGGAGCTATTTATAGGTGAAGGACAACCCTTAGAACATATCAACAGATAAACATACGACCATATTAATatactcacttactcactcttGGACGGTGGCATGGAAACTGTTCATTTGATAACCCTATTTGCTCAACGCTATCCTTTTTCCAATGAGATGATCTCGTTTGGAATTTGTGGACTGTTCAAATGAATGTTCTTGGTTTTCCCTGAAAGAgatgcacatgtgcgtgtgcagaaAAGGACATAGGAACGGGAAAAATACCgctgcagcagtgaaaacctgGCAAATGGGCATAAGCACACATCCCGAGGACACATCATCCTgtagcacagtgtccccatcgcCTCTCGGGGGTCCTGGGATTAGTTTTGAAGAACAACTGGTGCATCAAATGGCTTCTCTTAGTAATGGGGCCACCCTTAGAGGTCTCCGTTTATAGTACCACGCTCATTCAGGCTTAACCACCAAAGATTCAGCCTCAAGATTCTGTGGCAGCTTCtaataaaatgacacagaaagCCTTTTGTTGATTTTGCTTTACAGTTTGACAACGGTACCAGGggaaattattaataatttgcaCCAAAATCACAGATCAATGATTGTTCTCTTTTTAATGGTGATTAAATAAAGCTTCTTGGCGGATTTTAAACTCATCTTAATCGGTTTTACTATGCTTTAAAATCACAATTAGTACACTGCATTAACGTGACAGAACTCAAAATATActgaattatacattttattagcCAATTTGAGTgatatttttcttgtttgtttgcttttttgtgatGCTAACTAACTAACTGTTCTCAGGTGTTTCACAAACTAAAATATATCAAGAGCTCAGTCtttctgaaaaacagatttGGCCATATGAGCTAAGAAATTGCTGGAGGTAAAACACACGCAAAACTGTTGTCATGTTGGCTACGTTTACTGTGTGGACccagaaaataacaaatgtgtTACGGAATGTGACTTATGGCCTGAGGAATCCGGTGGGAACTCCAGTTTGGTCAGGTGAGCATTGCTGTGACTGCTTTAATTGCTGCTCGTTGGAGACATGGCATTTGAAATTACAACGCAAATGTCAAGATCATTTGCTTCTATAACATGCCCCTTCGAAATCTGAAAGCATCTTACAAAATCTATGGGCTACCAAGTTACATAATGCTAGAGATAGTGGATGAAAAATCTTTTCTTTCCTCCTGTTTTCTGTAGTCAACCGcacatcaccaccacccccacaccagcGCCAACGCCAACAGCAGCACCCCTGCCCACCCTCCGCACAACCCCTTCGTCGACCCCTTCTTCCTGGTGGAGACCATGTGCATCTGCTGGTTCTCCTTCGAGCTGATAATGCGCTTCTCCTGCTCGCCCAGCAAGACGCTGTTCTTCAAGGACGTGATGAACGTCATCGACTTCTTCGCTATCATTCCCTACTTCATCACGCTGGGCACCGAGCTGGCCAAGTCCAAGGGCACGTCCCCGGCCATGTCGCTGGCCATCGTCAGGGTCATCCGGCTGGTGCGCGTCTTCCGGATCTTCAAGCTGTCCCGCCACTCGAAGGGGCTCCAGATCCTGGGCCAGACGCTGAGGGCCAGCCTCCGCGAGCTGGCCCTCctcatcttcttcctcttcatcgGGGTCA
This window encodes:
- the LOC118215927 gene encoding potassium voltage-gated channel subfamily A member 7-like; protein product: MKNQDDGGTEDGGMKEKEGTPEGVAGENEKWTKDRRNTAEQGERAEGKQAGRHSGSLSRAGWVLGERLAINVSGMRYETQLRTLAQFPDSLLGDPRRRLRYFDPLRNELFLDRNRVCFDAILYFYQSGGRLRRPANVPLDVFMDELRFYELGDDVLARFRDDEGFPKEEPRLLPGNKLQRRLWMLFEHPESSSGARIIAIVSVMVIVVSILIFCLETLPEFRHEKERESTAHHHHPHTSANANSSTPAHPPHNPFVDPFFLVETMCICWFSFELIMRFSCSPSKTLFFKDVMNVIDFFAIIPYFITLGTELAKSKGTSPAMSLAIVRVIRLVRVFRIFKLSRHSKGLQILGQTLRASLRELALLIFFLFIGVILFSSAVYFAEVDHKETAFTSIPEAFWWAVVSMTTVGYGDMYPVTVGGKLVGTMCAIAGVLTISLPVPVIVSNFSYFYHRETECEDTTEYRHVSTSLWENEDDGQGGGEGGGDYLPLEAEGNGGICVPLNRTLLKGLCSGQGAEQRGGNMYLREPLVTQV